A single window of Methylacidimicrobium sp. AP8 DNA harbors:
- the modA gene encoding molybdate ABC transporter substrate-binding protein — translation MRPLWLTLVLLALASAPAAPFFSERLEAAEGAPEAALRIGAAADLRYALPEAIAAFPKAGKDVRIEATYASSGKLYAEALQGADWDLILAADREYPERLILAGAARGPVFVYAHGSVVLWAKRESPIWKAGDALAALRSSALRRLALANPRVAPYGRAAEEGLRRARLLPALASKLVFGENVVQAFQFAQQGAADACLISRSLALAPPAQKEGRFAELPAEAFSVLEQGGVILQRCRHPEWAEAFRDFLVGPEGQKLFRSHGL, via the coding sequence ATGCGTCCTCTTTGGTTAACGCTCGTTCTATTGGCCCTGGCTTCGGCACCGGCGGCGCCCTTCTTCTCCGAACGTCTGGAAGCGGCGGAAGGGGCTCCCGAGGCGGCCCTCCGGATTGGAGCAGCCGCCGATCTCCGTTATGCCTTGCCGGAGGCGATCGCTGCCTTTCCAAAGGCGGGAAAAGATGTCCGGATCGAAGCGACGTACGCCTCTTCGGGCAAGCTCTACGCCGAGGCGCTCCAGGGCGCCGACTGGGATCTCATTCTGGCCGCCGACCGGGAATATCCCGAACGGCTGATCTTGGCAGGGGCGGCCCGGGGACCTGTATTCGTCTATGCGCACGGGTCGGTCGTCCTCTGGGCGAAGAGGGAATCTCCGATCTGGAAGGCCGGAGATGCCCTGGCAGCCCTCCGGAGCTCGGCTCTCCGGCGCCTGGCGCTGGCCAATCCCCGGGTCGCCCCGTACGGGCGCGCGGCCGAGGAGGGGCTCCGCCGGGCCCGCCTGCTTCCCGCTCTTGCGTCGAAGCTGGTCTTCGGAGAAAACGTCGTGCAGGCCTTTCAGTTCGCGCAGCAGGGGGCGGCTGACGCTTGCTTGATCTCCCGCTCGCTCGCCTTGGCTCCGCCCGCCCAAAAGGAGGGCCGCTTTGCGGAGCTCCCGGCCGAGGCCTTTTCGGTCCTGGAGCAAGGCGGGGTGATTTTGCAACGATGCCGCCATCCGGAGTGGGCGGAGGCCTTTCGGGACTTTCTGGTCGGTCCCGAGGGACAGAAGCTCTTTCGATCGCACGGCCTCTGA
- the fdhD gene encoding formate dehydrogenase accessory sulfurtransferase FdhD → MAIRPGGKSNVELWTWEKASVVLRTDTVAVEEPLEIRLRAGGEERIVAITMRTPGADFELAAGFLYGEGVVRDSRLIRSISYCVDRRRKEAQHYNVVTVELTADRLPEFGGLERHFLTTSACGVCGRASLEALRDRGCRPLPFAWSIPASLLPALPERLGSRQGIFRATGGLHAAGLFSKEGELIALREDVGRHNAMDKLVGWALLQGRLPLSHCLVLVSGRASYELLQKALAAELPVFCAVSAPSSLAVHLAREFSLTLVGFLRGERFNVYAGRERILPAEAGCLPQAPGNG, encoded by the coding sequence ATGGCGATCCGGCCCGGGGGCAAATCGAACGTCGAGCTGTGGACTTGGGAAAAGGCGAGCGTTGTGCTCCGCACGGATACGGTCGCCGTGGAAGAACCCTTGGAGATCCGTCTTCGCGCCGGAGGGGAGGAGCGAATTGTCGCCATCACGATGCGCACCCCCGGCGCGGATTTCGAGCTTGCCGCAGGTTTCCTCTACGGGGAAGGGGTGGTGCGCGATTCCCGATTGATCCGCTCGATCTCCTACTGCGTGGATCGGAGGAGGAAGGAGGCGCAGCACTACAACGTCGTCACGGTCGAGCTGACCGCCGACCGACTCCCGGAATTCGGCGGGCTCGAGCGCCACTTCCTGACCACCAGCGCGTGCGGGGTTTGCGGACGCGCTTCCCTGGAAGCGCTCCGCGATCGCGGCTGCCGCCCCCTCCCTTTCGCCTGGAGCATCCCCGCCTCGCTCCTGCCCGCTCTGCCGGAGCGGCTCGGCTCCCGCCAGGGGATCTTCCGCGCGACGGGCGGCCTCCACGCGGCTGGCCTGTTCAGCAAGGAAGGCGAGCTGATCGCCTTGCGGGAGGACGTGGGCCGCCACAATGCCATGGATAAGCTCGTCGGATGGGCTCTGCTCCAGGGCCGGCTCCCCCTGTCGCACTGTCTGGTCCTGGTGAGCGGGCGCGCCAGCTACGAGTTGTTGCAGAAGGCGCTGGCGGCGGAGCTCCCGGTCTTTTGCGCGGTGTCCGCCCCGAGCAGCCTGGCCGTGCACCTGGCCCGGGAGTTTTCCCTCACGCTGGTCGGATTTCTCCGCGGAGAGCGCTTCAACGTCTACGCGGGCCGGGAGAGGATCCTCCCCGCGGAGGCCGGTTGTTTGCCACAAGCCCCGGGAAATGGTTAA